Proteins from a single region of Acanthochromis polyacanthus isolate Apoly-LR-REF ecotype Palm Island chromosome 11, KAUST_Apoly_ChrSc, whole genome shotgun sequence:
- the sacm1la gene encoding phosphatidylinositol-3-phosphatase SAC1-A: protein MATAYERYNLHTTPEKFFIEACDEGADAVLAIDRVSNEMTLTGKKDVPPSAVTKPICGIMGTIRLVAGMYLIVITRKRNVGSLLGHAVWKAVDFDVISYKKTVLHLSEIQSQENKTFLSMINNVLTTDGFYFCTDFDLTHTLQRLANTSPDFQEMSLFERADQRFVWNGNLLRELAGQPELHKFAIPVVHGFIVMKPCRVNGKIFEWILISRRSCFRAGVRYYVRGIDSEGHAANFVETEQIVLYEGAKASFVQTRGSMPFYWSQRPNLKYKPKPIISKTMSHLDGFQRHFDSQLLVYGKQTILNLVNQKGSEKPLEQAFAKMVTGMNNGMLNYIAFDFHKECSHMRWDRLQILVDTVAETQDEYNYFMVNSEGKTVAQQRGVFRSNCMDCLDRTNVIQSLLARRSLQSQLQRMGVLNVGQRIEEQAEFEKIYKNAWADNANACAVQYAGTGALKTDFTRTGKRTRWGLLMDGWNSMIRYYKNNFSDGVRQDSIDLFLGNFAVDESDGPTPLRVQKDWKFLTLPIIMLVAFSMCIVCLLMAGDTWTETLAYVMFWGAASAITATIILFNGQDFVDAPKLVHKEKMD, encoded by the exons ATGGCGACCGCCTACGAGAGATACAATTT GCACACAACCCCTGAGAAGTTCTTCATTGAGGCCTGTGATGAAGGGGCTGATGCTGTGTTGGCGATTGACAGGGTCTCAAATGAAATGACCCTTACAG GGAAAAAAGATGTTCCTCCCTCAGCAGTCACCAAGCCTATATGTGGCATCATGGGAACTATTCGACTGGTAGCAG GAATGTACCTGATCGTCATCACCCGGAAGAGGAATGTAGGCAGCCTCCTGGGCCACGCTGTGTGGAAGGCTGTGGACTTTGATGTGATCTCTTATAAGAAGACTGTGCTGCATCTCTCAGAAATCCAG tCTCAAGAGAATAAGACCTTCCTGTCAATGATTAACAATGTGCTGACTACAGATGGCTTCTACTTCTGTACTGACTTTgacctgacacacacactgcagcggCTGGCCAACACAAGCCCTGACTTCCAGGAGATGAGTCTGTTTGAGAGG GCTGATCAGAGGTTTGTGTGGAACGGGAACCTCCTGAGAGAACTGGCTGGGCAGCCAGAG CTTCATAAGTTTGCCATTCCTGTTGTCCATGGAT TCATCGTCATGAAACCATGTCGTGTAAATGGGAAGATCTTTGAGTGGATTCTTATATCGAGGAGAAGCTGCTTCCGGGCCGGTGTGAGATACTATGTTAGAG GCATTGACTCCGAAGGTCATGCTGCTAACTTTGTGGAGACTGAACAGATAGTTTTGTATGAAGGAGCGAAGGCTTCATTTGTACAG ACACGAGGCTCGATGCCCTTTTACTGGAGTCAGAGACCCAACCTCAAATACAAGCCCAAACCAATAATCAGTAAAACCATGAGTCAT TTGGATGGTTTCCAGCGGCATTTTGACTCTCAGCTCCTCGTCTATGGGAAGCAAACTATTCTGAATCTG GTGAATCAGAAGGGCTCAGAGAAGCCTCTGGAACAGGCCTTTGCCAAGATGGTTACTGGCATGAACAACGGTATGCTCAA TTACATAGCCTTCGACTTCCACAAAGAGTGCAGCCACATGAGATGGGACCGTCTTCAGATCTTAGTGGATACTGTTGCAGAGACACAAGATGAATACAA TTACTTCATGGTGAACTCTGAGGGGAAGACCGTGGCACAACAGAGAGGAGTCTTCCGCAGCAACTGCATGGACTGTTTGGACAGGACCAATGTTATCCAGAGCCTGCTGGCCCGACGCTCACTACAGTCTCAGCTTCAG AGGATGGGGGTTCTGAATGTGGGCCAGCGGATTGAAGAGCAGGCCGAGTTTGAGAAGATCTACAAGAATG CATGGGCTGACAATGCCAATGCATGTGCTGTACAGTATGCAGGAACTGGAGCCTTAAAAACAGACTTTACAAG aacGGGGAAGAGGACCAGGTGGGGGCTGCTCATGGATGGTTGGAACTCCATGATCCGCTACTACAAAAACAATTTCTCCGATGGAGTCAGACAG GATTCTATTGACCTGTTCCTGGGTAACTTTGCTGTCGACGAGTCGGATGGACCCACCCCTCTCCGTGTGCAGAAGGACTGGAAGTTCTTAACA CTGCCCATCATTATGCTCGTGGCATTTTCCATGTGTATCGTCTGTCTTCTCATGGCTG GTGACACATGGACAGAGACCTTAGCTTACGTGATGTTCTGGGGAGCTGCGAGTGCCATTACAGCCACGATCATCCTGTTTAACGGCCAGGACTTTGTGGATGCCCCCAAGCTGGTTCACAAGGAGAAGATGgattaa
- the c11h6orf47 gene encoding uncharacterized protein C6orf47 homolog, whose protein sequence is MTAVVGRAWGWVCSWGSTTMSENTTLTSEGHKQHGCDGRGLRGWTSWIWGGWRHQKDQSSPVEEYWEAQDKFPAIEIEDLGAGKLGTEASLQDSWWNKYVTSYLWPRKTELRGLRRRKHDSRSGDAWNHDIDGDFSDYGTPPPSPTPSSPLTSPFRLFAHSWNVEILPDHYEICFNFLRHLFDLFVVGFLWTVSPPAKLILEVLGVQGALRLWFHGMAMFFVSTVGMAGLLWLIQEYLPQFALLYGIIQALVISVSVRQSVILGVEEEKKENEEEGQETDAMRDSREHREKSAVAKDKLKTN, encoded by the coding sequence ATGACGGCTGTGGTGGGCAGAGCATGGGGCTGGGTGTGCTCATGGGGCAGCACTACCATGTCAGAGAATACAACTTTGACATCTGAAGGCCATAAACAACATGGCTGTGATGGCCGGGGCCTCAGGGGATGGACCTCTTGGATTTGGGGAGGGTGGAGACATCAAAAAGACCAAAGTAGTCCAGTGGAGGAGTACTGGGAGGCACAGGACAAGTTTCCAGCCATAGAAATTGAAGATCTTGGAGCAGGGAAACTGGGGACTGAGGCAAGTTTACAAGATTCTTGGTGGAATAAATATGTAACCTCTTACCTTTGGCCCAGAAAAACTGAGTTAAGAGGACTACGACGAAGGAAACATGATAGTCGGAGTGGAGATGCATGGAACCATGATATTGATGGGGACTTTTCTGACTACGGaactcctcctccatcacccaCACCCTCCTCTCCGCTGACATCTCCTTTTCGACTGTTTGCACACAGCTGGAACGTGGAAATCCTACCAGACCACTATGAAATCTGTTTTAACTTCCTTCGTCACCTGTTTGACCTTTTTGTTGTTGGCTTCCTGTGGACTGTGTCTCCTCCTGCCAAGTTGATCCTAGAAGTGTTGGGGGTCCAGGGAGCGCTGAGGCTGTGGTTTCATGGTATGGCCATGTTTTTTGTCTCCACAGTTGGAATGGCAGGATTACTCTGGTTGATCCAGGAGTATCTTCCACAGTTTGCTTTGTTGTATGGAATCATCCAGGCATTAGTTATCTCTGTCAGTGTTCGACAGAGTGTGATCCTTGGTgtggaggaagaaaagaaagaaaatgaagaggagGGACAAGAGACAGATGCTATGAGAGACAGTAGggaacacagagaaaagtctgcgGTTGCTAAAGACAAGTTGAAGACAAATTAA